CGGCGACGGAGCGGACCACGTCATGAGCACCACATCTGGACCAGAGGACACGGCAGGCGACCCGGTCACCGGGGAGCGGGTACAGCTGATCAACCTGGCGTACCGGCTGCTCGGGTCCCTGGCCGAGGCCGAGGACGTGGTGCAGGAGACGTACGCGCGCTGGTACGCCATGGCACCGGAGCGGCGCGACGACATCGAGTCACCCGGTGCGTGGCTGACCACGGTGGCCAGCCGGATCTGCCTTGATCTGCTGGGTTCCGCGCGGGCCCGGCGCGAGCGCTACGTGGGGGACTGGGTACCGGAGCCGTTGCCGGAGCGTACGGAGTGGACCGGCGGGGGCGATCCCGCCGACCGGGTCACTCTGGACGAGTCGGTCAACATGGCTTTCCTGGTCGTGCTGGAGTCGATGACCCCGGCCGAGCGGGTCGCGTTCATCCTGCACGACGTGTTCCGCTACCCGTTCGCCGAGGTGGCGCGCATCGTCGGACGTACGCCGGTGGCGTGCCGCCAGCTCGCCTCGTCGGCCCGTCGCCGCGTCCGTGAGTCGCGGGCCCCGGCGGCTCCGGTGGCGCGGCAGGCCGGTCTGGTCAGGGAGTTCAAGCAGGCGTGGGAGGCCAAGGACATCGAGGCGCTCGTCGGGCTCCTCGACCCGGACGCCGTCGTGACCAGCGACGGCGGCGGCCTGGTCGAGGCCATGCCGCGGCCGGTCGTCGGCAGCGAGCAGGTCGCGCGTTACGCCGTCGGGCTCCTCGGCAGGATCTCCGGTCTGACGTTCCTGGAGCGCACGGTCAACGGCCGGCCGGGCCTGGTGGCCCAGCGTGACGGCGTCACGGTGACGGTGCTGGCCTTCCACGTCACGGGGGACCGGATCACCCACATCTGGGGGGTGCGCAATCCCGAGAAGCTCCGGCTGTGGGGGGTGGGCTCACCCGCCTAGGCCATTCACATCTTCGGAAGGGACGACCATGACCACATCGAAGGCGATCGAGCAGGACGGACTGCGGTCGCGGCTGCCGGACCCCATGCGGTTCTTCACCGAGGTGGGGACGCTCGCCGGAGCGATGAACAAGGCCACGAGGAACGGCGCGATTCCGCAGACCACCATCACCCTGATGCATCTGCGGGCCGGCCAGATCGTCGGCAGCACCTACCACACCCTCCGGCACACCGGCGTCCTTCGCGAGTCCGGGGAATCGGAGGAACGCATCACCGCCGTGGCGTCGTGGCGGGACGCGCCGTACTTCACCGACGCCGAACGCGTCGCGCTCGAACTCGTGGACGCGGTCCTCCTGCCGAACCCGTCGGGGGAGCGCGTCGGGGACGATCTGTACGCGCGAGCGGCCGCTCACTACGACGAGAAGGCGCTCTGGACGCTCACACTGGCGATAGCCCAGGTCTGCTTCTTCATTCCCGTCGCGCTCATCGCCAAGCCGATCCCCGGCAGGCCTCTGGGACAGAACTACAGCGACTGACGCGGGCCGGTCACCGCAGGCCCGTGCAGCGAGGCATGTCCGGGATGGGATGGGTGGTGGCGGTGACGTGTTCGGCGGCCACGAAGCCCCACCCTTCCCAGCGTTCCTGGAGGGGTTCTGAGCGGTCGCCTCGGGTGTAGTACCAGACCCGGCCACCGTCGGCCTGGACACGGCCGAGGTCCCAGCAGACGAACCAGCTCTTCGGGGTGTCCAGCGTCGCGATCCGCGCGGTGCCGCTCACGTCCGCGTACAGCGGGGTGTCGGTCCGGTTGACGCAGACGAAGTCCCTGGTCCACACGTGACCGGCCTGTCGCTCGTCCACGTGCCTGACCCCGGTGCGGCCGGTGCAGTGCGCGGTGTCGGCGTCGGCCCGGGGGTCCGGTCCCGGCCGCCAGATGAGGACCGCGGCGATGACCACGGCCGCCGACGTGGCCAGTGCCCCCCAGGTGCGTGGCGTGCTCGGCAGTGACAGGCGTCTGCGCGGCGCGGCCTTCTCCGGCGCGGGAGGAGCCGGCGGCGGCGTCTCGACCGGCTGTTCGTCGCCGGGTTCCTGAGCCGAGGGCTCGGCGGTGGTCTGGGCCTGTACCCAGAGCCGGTGGAGCTCGACGAGCTCGGGCCGGGTCGCCTGGCATTCCTTGGCGAACTGTTCCAGGAGGGTGAAACGCGGGGGGACGCTGTCGCCGGAGCAGTAGCGGTGGAGGGTGGACTTGCCGACGCCGAGGCGTTTGGCGAGAGCGTCGTAACTGCGGCCGGTCTTGTTCTTCAGGTGACGCAGATAGGCGGCCAAGTCTTCGACGGAAGGCTGTTCTGACACCCCGACTCCTCGAGTCCTGACCCGAGTACGACATTCCGAAGATTAACAGCAGCACCATCCGTACCAGGGGTATCTGTCCCAGCTTGTCCCAACACATCTGGGATTGCCCTGGTCAACGTAGGTATCTGTCCCGTGGTCCCAGAGTTGTCCCATTCCTCTTGCTGTGGGACGGCCACCCGGCCACGGTGATGATCGTCAGTCGACGAAGATCACCGAACTGTCAGGAGAGACATGACCTCCCTTCCTTCCGTACGGACTTCCGTACGGCGCGGGGCCGCCACCGCGGCGGCGCTCACCGCGCTCGTCTGCGGCCTGCCGGGCCTCCCCGCGCACGCCGCCGCGGCCCCCAACCTGCAACTGCCCTTCCCCTGCGGCCAGCAGTGGCGGCTGGACACCTGGGGCCACGCACCCGCGCTCGACATGGTCAAGGAGCCCGATCAGGTCGGCACAGAGGGGGCCTCGCTGGTGGCACCCGCCGCCGGGACGGTGAACAAGTCCTTCTACCACGAGAACGCCGGCAACGTGATCCAGATCAACCACGGCGGCGGCTACTTCACCACGTACCTGCACCTGCAGTCCCGGGCCGTCGCGGTCGGCGCCAGGGTCGCGCAGGGGGCCCAGATCGGGAGGGTCGGCCGCACCGGCCCCACGTCCAACAACCACCCGCACCTGCATTTCGAGCTCGGGTACGACGCCAACGGCAACGGAGAGGCGACCTGGGGCTACGAGGGCGCCGAGCGCGTCAGGCCCACGTTCAACGGCGTCACCTACGGCGGCGCCAACAACCAGACCAGCAGGAACGTCACCAGCGGCAACTGCGGGGGGTCTCCGGACCACGGGGTGCTGGATTTCTATCTGACCGATGATCAGGGTTCGGGTGCGTCGACGCGGCCGGTGTTCGCGTATGGCAATTCGCCGATGGTGCCGATCACGGGGGATTGGGACGGTGACGGCAAGGACACCGTGAGTACCTTCGATCCGACGACGGGTCAGTTCTACATCAGTGACAATCCGGTGAGTGGTGCGGCGCAGTACACGTTCCGGTACGGCGATCCTGGTGGGGTGCCGTTCGTGGGTGATTGGGACGGTGATGGCAAGGACAACGTGGGTGTGCGGATGGGGAACCGGTTTTATATGCGGACGAGTCCGGTGACGTCGGCGACGGAGACGACGGTGTCGGTGGCGTATGGGGATTCGCCGATGCTTCCGCTCGCGGGTGACTGGGATGGTGACGGCAAGGACACCGTCAGTGCGTATGACCCGAGGTCGGGGTGGTTCTACATCAGTAATGACCCCTCGACCGGTGCGGCGCAGTACTCGTTCAGGTATGGCGACCCCAATGCCGTTGCGTTTGTGGGTGATTGGGACGGCGACGGCAAGGACGGTGTGGGTGTGCGGATGGGGAACCGGTTCTATCTGCGGACCAGTCCGGTGACGTCGGGGACCGAGACGACGCATTCGGTGGCGTACGGCGACACCCCGGACCTGCCGGTGATCGGCGACTGGGACGGCGACGGCAAGGACAGCCAAGGCATCGCTCGCTGACATCCCCTGACTCTGCGCATTCCCCTGGAGAAACTGTGAAGACCCCTGCTTCATCACGTTTACATGTCCGAGTCCGGCCGCTGATCGCACTCGCCGCTCTCGCCGGCGGGCTCCTCGTCGCCGGTGCGCCTCCGGCCCTGGCCGCCGGTCCCACACCTCCTGTTCCAGGACCGGCCGGTCCCCCGGTACCCGCGGAGCTCGCGGCGGCCATCCCCTACGCGGCATGCGTGCCTGGTGGGGAGACCGCGGCGGACGGCGCCGTCGCCAACCAGGTGCGGCCCTCCATGAACGGCCCCCGCATGGGCCGCAGCGTGAACGCGTACAACGTCTCATGCGCCAGGGTCATCTCCCGCACCGTCAAGGGCCGCGGCCTCGACAAGCGGGCCGCGGTGATCGCGGTGACCACGGCGATCACCGAGAGCACCCTGCACAACTACACGACCGCCGTCGACCACGACAGCCTCGGGCTGTTCCAGCAGCGGCCCTCCCAGGGCTGGGGCACCCCGGCCCAGTTGGTCGACCCGGTGTACGCCACCAACGCGTTCATCAACGCGATGCTGCGCAAGTATCCGAACAACTCGTGGATGAGCGGCGACATCGGCGCCATCTGCCAGCGCGTGCAGGTGTCGGCGGTCCCGGACGCCTACGGCCGCGAGGTCCACGACGCGCAGTTGCTCGTCGACGCGTTGTGGAACAACACCGGTGACTACGGGGTGCTGGATTTCTATCTGACCGATGATCAGGGTTCGGGTGCGTCGACGCGGCCGGTGTTCGCGTATGGCAATTCGCCGATGGTGCCGATCACGGGGGATTGGGACGGTGACGGCAAGGACACCGTGAGTACCTTCGATCCGACGACGGGTCAGTTCTACATCAGTGACAATCCGGTGAGTGGTGCGGCGCAGTACACGTTCCGGTACGGCGATCCTGGTGGGGTGCCGTTCGTGGGTGATTGGGACGGTGATGGCAAGGACAACGTGGGTGTGCGGATGGGGAACCGGTTTTATATGCGGACGAGTCCGGTGACGTCGGCGACGGAGACGACGGTGTCGGTGGCGTATGGGGATTCGCCGATGCTTCCGCTCGCGGGTGACTGGGATGGTGACGGCAAGGACACCGTCAGTGCGTATGACCCGAGGTCGGGGTGGTTCTACATCAGTAATGACCCCTCGACCGGTGCGGCGCAGTACTCGTTCAGGTATGGCGACCCCAATGCCGTTGCGTTTGTGGGTGATTGGGACGGCGACGGCAAGGACGGTGTGGGTGTGCGGATGGGGAACCGGTTCTATCTGCGGACCAGTCCGGTGACGTCGGGGACCGAGACGACGCATTCGGTGGCGTACGGCGACACCCCGGACCTGCCGGTGATCGGCGACTGGGACGGCGACGGCAAGGACAGCCAAGGCATCGCTCGCTGAACCCACGGGGGCTACGGGCCGCGTCCTGCTCAGGACGCGGCCCGTACGCGATCTGGTCAGCCGGGGGTCACTTGCCGATGACGGCGTTCATGTTGTCGGCGAACTTCTGCGGCGAGACGGAGAGCTGGAACAGGCCGGAGATGTTGTCGAGGAGGACCTCGGCGGCCGTCGGGCTGAGGGCCTGGTCCCAGGACTGAGCGAAGGTCTTGGCGTTGCTGGCGAGGTCGTACACGAACTTGAGCCATTCGGCGTCCGGGGAGGCGCTCAGCTGGCTCTCGGTGCCCTTGACGATCGGGACGGAGCCGGTGGCGATCCAGTCCTTGACCTCGGCGTCGGTGGACAGGCCGGTGGCGAGGAACTTCTTGGCGATCTCCTTCTGCTCGGGGGTCGCCTTGGAGTAGATCGACAGGTACTGCGCGGGGTTGCCGACGGTGTTGCTCGGGTCGCCCTTGCCGCCGTCCACCGGCGGGAAGTTCATGTAGCCGAGGCCGCCGCTGGACACGAAGTCGCCGCCTTCGGTCTTCTGGATGCCGTACGACCAGCTTCCGTGGAGCATCATGGCGGCCTTGCCGGTGTACAGCAGCGCCTGGTCGGCGTTGGAGTCCGCGGTGATCGAGGAGAAGCCCTTGATGAAGCCGTCGGCCTTGACGAGCTCCTGCACCTTGGTCAGCGCGTCGAGCGCGGCGGGGTTGGACCAGGAGTTCTTCTCGCCGTCGAACACGGCCTGGAAGACCTCGGGGCCGCCGATGCGGTCGAAGAGGAACTCCAGCCACATCATGTTGGTCCACCGGGACTGGCCG
The window above is part of the Sphaerisporangium rubeum genome. Proteins encoded here:
- a CDS encoding extracellular solute-binding protein, which codes for MEPRTTSRRTFLALSMGLPVGAVLAACGTGGPGDTGGGGGGGGGGGGGAKAGYWILTAQPAEGVRRAVIDRFNKANPNSQLAVTAFQNDAYKTKIKTAIGAGQAPTLVFGWGGGTLRSYVQAGQVDDLTPWLDQNPAVKDRLFDSAFPAGTVDGKIYALPIERVQPIVLYYNQKVFDQVGVQPPQSWGDIMDLVPKFNAKGIAPFSLGGQSRWTNMMWLEFLFDRIGGPEVFQAVFDGEKNSWSNPAALDALTKVQELVKADGFIKGFSSITADSNADQALLYTGKAAMMLHGSWSYGIQKTEGGDFVSSGGLGYMNFPPVDGGKGDPSNTVGNPAQYLSIYSKATPEQKEIAKKFLATGLSTDAEVKDWIATGSVPIVKGTESQLSASPDAEWLKFVYDLASNAKTFAQSWDQALSPTAAEVLLDNISGLFQLSVSPQKFADNMNAVIGK
- a CDS encoding M23 family metallopeptidase encodes the protein MTSLPSVRTSVRRGAATAAALTALVCGLPGLPAHAAAAPNLQLPFPCGQQWRLDTWGHAPALDMVKEPDQVGTEGASLVAPAAGTVNKSFYHENAGNVIQINHGGGYFTTYLHLQSRAVAVGARVAQGAQIGRVGRTGPTSNNHPHLHFELGYDANGNGEATWGYEGAERVRPTFNGVTYGGANNQTSRNVTSGNCGGSPDHGVLDFYLTDDQGSGASTRPVFAYGNSPMVPITGDWDGDGKDTVSTFDPTTGQFYISDNPVSGAAQYTFRYGDPGGVPFVGDWDGDGKDNVGVRMGNRFYMRTSPVTSATETTVSVAYGDSPMLPLAGDWDGDGKDTVSAYDPRSGWFYISNDPSTGAAQYSFRYGDPNAVAFVGDWDGDGKDGVGVRMGNRFYLRTSPVTSGTETTHSVAYGDTPDLPVIGDWDGDGKDSQGIAR
- the sigJ gene encoding RNA polymerase sigma factor SigJ, whose protein sequence is MSTTSGPEDTAGDPVTGERVQLINLAYRLLGSLAEAEDVVQETYARWYAMAPERRDDIESPGAWLTTVASRICLDLLGSARARRERYVGDWVPEPLPERTEWTGGGDPADRVTLDESVNMAFLVVLESMTPAERVAFILHDVFRYPFAEVARIVGRTPVACRQLASSARRRVRESRAPAAPVARQAGLVREFKQAWEAKDIEALVGLLDPDAVVTSDGGGLVEAMPRPVVGSEQVARYAVGLLGRISGLTFLERTVNGRPGLVAQRDGVTVTVLAFHVTGDRITHIWGVRNPEKLRLWGVGSPA
- a CDS encoding helix-turn-helix domain-containing protein, producing MSEQPSVEDLAAYLRHLKNKTGRSYDALAKRLGVGKSTLHRYCSGDSVPPRFTLLEQFAKECQATRPELVELHRLWVQAQTTAEPSAQEPGDEQPVETPPPAPPAPEKAAPRRRLSLPSTPRTWGALATSAAVVIAAVLIWRPGPDPRADADTAHCTGRTGVRHVDERQAGHVWTRDFVCVNRTDTPLYADVSGTARIATLDTPKSWFVCWDLGRVQADGGRVWYYTRGDRSEPLQERWEGWGFVAAEHVTATTHPIPDMPRCTGLR
- a CDS encoding carboxymuconolactone decarboxylase family protein translates to MTTSKAIEQDGLRSRLPDPMRFFTEVGTLAGAMNKATRNGAIPQTTITLMHLRAGQIVGSTYHTLRHTGVLRESGESEERITAVASWRDAPYFTDAERVALELVDAVLLPNPSGERVGDDLYARAAAHYDEKALWTLTLAIAQVCFFIPVALIAKPIPGRPLGQNYSD